Below is a genomic region from Gillisia sp. Hel_I_86.
AAATAATACGGAATTTCTTACTTCTTGGTTTGTGAGTTTTTCAAATCTCGTGAGGATTTTTTCAAAATATTCTTCCCTTAGTTCTTCGGTATCTTCCAGGCCAGGTGCCAACGGAACAAGAAAAGAACCATTCTCACGGTCTTTTGGAGCAGTGTTGAGATCTGTTACAGAAGTGAAATTGGCATAAAAAAGCGGCTCTTTAGGCCATTTGGGAACATCGTAAATATCTTTTGCATGAGCTTCAAAATCTACATCGAAAAATAAATTATGGTGCTCTATATTTTTTAACTTTTTGCTGAAACCAACATAGAAAAGCAAGGAAGAGGGAGCAAAGGTCTTTTTATTCCAATATTTTTCAGAATATTGACGGTATTTTGGCTCCAATAAAGTTTCACTATGATGATAATCTGCGCCTGTTAAAATAACATCCGATGCTATTTCTTTTCCGCCGATAGAAAGGCTTTTTGCTTTTCCATCAATAACATTTATTTTTTCTACTGGAGCATTGGTATGAAATATTACTCCCAAGGACTCTGCTAAAGAGATCATAGCCAGAATCACTTCATTCATTCCTCCCTGGGGATGCCAGGTTCCCAATCCAAAGTCGGCATAGTTCATAAAACTATAGAACGATGGGGTGTCACTGGGCTTAGCACCTAGAAACAACACAGGGAATTCCAATATTTGTACAAGGTTTTTATTTTTAAATTCTTTACGGACATCTGTAGCAATGGTTCCAAAGAATTGTCCCAATTTTTTAATTGTGGCTGGGGTTATAAGTTCTATGGGAGAGACCCCGGGCCTATAAACAAGGTCTTTAATGGCAATATTATAATTGCTTTGAGCCTGATCTATAAACTTTTTAAGTTTTTTAGAACTTCCTTTTTCCTCATTTTCAAAAGCGCTATAAATTTTTTCCAATGTATCTTCAATAGTAATACTCTTTCCACCTTCAAAAAAAACTTTGTAAGCCGGATTTAGTTTCTTTAGATTATAATAGTCTGATGGAGTTTTATTGAAATCTCCAAAAAAACGCTCGAACACATCTGGCATCCAATACCAGGAAGGCCCCATGTCGAATGTAAATCCGTCTTTTTTTAATTGCCTGGCCCTTCCGCCAAGATCATTGTTCTTCTCATAGACGGTAACTCCATATCCATCTTTGGCCAAATATGAAGCTGCAGCAAGGGATGCAAAACCAGAACCTATTATGCTAACCGTCTTTTTCATTAACTTATCAATTGGTTGGAAAATTCGGGGATAGATTTAAATATCTTGATGTGTGATGGAAAATTATTGGGATCCAAGGATTGGACCTTACTTCCAAAAAGGTTCAATTCCATTTTTAAATCGTTGCCCAAGGTTGCATCAAATTCCTTAATAAATCCAGAAAGGTTTTTAGGTTCCGTAGTAAGATAGCTTATAAAAGTTGGATTTGGATGGATTTCCAGTAGATATCGCATGTCGTGTAGCGGCATACTGGGCCCAAGGTAAATAGTTTTTTTACGATGGAAACTCAGCTCATAGTTCAAATATAAAATTCCTAGATCATGAATTTCATTTTCAGGAAGAAAGAGCACATAGAGGTAATCATCGGTATATTCTTCCGGTGTTTTAAGTTGCGCGATATTTAGATATAATTTTTGCTTTATCAATCCTACCAAAAAGTGTTCGTGTACGGGATTTATAGTATCTGTTTGCCATAAAAAACCTATTTCGTTTAAAAGGGGAATAAAGATCTCTAAGAATATTTCCCTAAAACTCTTGGAATCGAGTAGGTTTTGATACGTGTTATGGAACAAGTTCGAATCAAAATTTACCATAGCTACCTTAAAAGAATTAATGGCCCTATTTTCTTCGCTTGCAGTAGCGGCCACCTCTTTTACCATTTTTCCAATTTCGGGGTCGCTCAATTTGGCAATTCTGGATATTTTATAACCATGTCCATTCAAAAAAGTCACATTTAATATCTTCTGAAGGTTTTCGAGATCATATGTCCTAATATTGGTTTCGGTCCTATCGGGAGTTAGAATGTTGTACCTCTTCTCCCAAATCCTTATTGTATGAGCTTTAATACCGCTTAGATGCTCTAAATCTTTTATGCTGAAGTTTTGTTTGATATGTTCCATAGTCTACTTGAATCGAGATAGACAAATCTACATAAAATACTAAAAGAACCCTTATAAGTAATGTTAAAATGTTTAATTATTTTGTTAAATGATTAAACAAAAATTAGAAGTATGGCTTGTATTATTTTTGAAAATTACCATATCGTGTTAAGAGAAGTTCAAATTTAAATAAGGATAGTAGTTAATAAATGATATTTTCGCACCTTATTCGGCTTGAAATAAAAATTAAATAATAATGGAGCAAACTCCCAATTATCAATATAAAATAGCATCCAAAGGAAAGCGCCTTTTAGCACATTTTCTGGAAGGAATTATTTACTTATTCATCGCTTTAATATACTACACCTTATTGGGTAATTCCGTAGATGATTATTTAAACCGTGAAATCCACTTTGCGGATTTTCTTTATTCAGCACTTTCGGCTATAGTAACCGGCTTCATTTTCTACCCTTTGTTTTCTGGAAATTTAGGCCACAAATTGCTGGGTCTTAAAGTTATCTCTTCGAAATCGGGAGAAGAATATAAATTTGCTTCAGATGGTGCTCTTCGTGAATTGCTAAAATACTTGGGCGGATTTTTAATTATTCCAGTAGTATGGTTGCTATGGGATAAAGAGAACCAAAATCTTTACGATAAAGTTACAGAAACCTTTGTTGTAGAAAACTACTCTCAAGAAAAAAAGCAGGAAAAATAAAAAAATGTTTTGGAGCAGCATGGAAGTTAAAAAGTACCCGGAGCGGGACTTGAACCCGCACGCCCTAATGGACACATGGCCCTCAACCATGCCTGTCTACCAATTCCAGCACCCGGGCAAAATACACGATTAGAAACAGAATTTCTAAAGGGCCTTGAAAATAATTTTAGTGAGACTAAAATTTAGTGATCTGGCTGGGGCTCGAACCCAGGACCCTCTCCTTAAAAGGGAGATGCTCTACCAACTGAGCTACCAAATCTAAATTGTAAAGAACCTAGTGGAAATTAATCCAAAAATTAAGTGATCTGGCTGGGGCTTCCTTCGGCTTCACTTTCGTTTCGCTCAGGACAGGCTTCTCGCCCAGAAAGATCCTATTTTAAAAAGTGATCTGGCTGGGGCTCGAACCCAGGACCCTCTCCTTAAAAGGGAGATGCTCTACCAACTGAGCTACCAAATCGGGATTTGCGTTGTTTTGCAAATGCGGGTGCAAATATACTATCATTAATTTATTTTTCAAGAGGAATTTGATATAAATTTGCAAATGTTTTAAATTAATATCTAAACACCTCTTTTTCAGTATGAAAATATTTCTTTCAGGATATATGGGCTCCGGTAAATCTGTGGTTTCACAAAAATTGTCCACAAAATTGTCCTTTCCGCTAATAGATATAGACGATCAAATCTCCCTGATTGAAGAACTAACTATTCCTGAAATCTTTAAGTTTAAGGGAGAGCTTTATTTTAGAAAAATGGAGACCATGATATTAGAAGATGTATTGGAAGACCCTAATAACCTTATTGTAGCTTTAGGTGGAGGAACTCCCTGTTATGGCGCCAATTTGGAGCTAATCAAGAATTTTCCTGAATCCAAGATGGTGTACCTCAAAGCTTCGGTGGAGTTTTTGGTAAAAAGGTTGTTTAAGGAAAAGGCGCAAAGACCTATGATCAGTCATTTGGAGACAGAAGATGATCTTGAAGATTTTGTAAGAAAACATTTGTTCGAGCGCGGATATTACTATAACCAAGCTGATTTGGTGGTTAATATAGAAAATCGCTCTCCAAATGAAATAGTGAAGGAAATCGTCGAGAAACTAAAGTAATTCTACTTTATCCCTTCCTTTGGAAAAATTCACTTTTACGGTCTCATTCAATGATGTGGATAGGGAAATTCCTTTAAAATCTGCCTTTACGGGATATTTTTTATGACTTCTATCTACAAGAACGGCGGTTTTAAACTGTTTTAAAGGAACCTCTAAAAAATGCTTGATCCCATAGATCAAGGTGGTTCCGGAGTTAAGGACATCATCTATTAAGACTATTGATTTATCTTGGTATTCCGATGCTGCCAAAGATGTTTTTACGCCGTTTAACGGATTTTTCTTGTCTAGTTTTACCTCGCACAAGATGACATTTAAATCTGAAATTTCTTCTAAAACTGTTTTAAGCCTATTTGCAAAAATATATCCGCTCTTTGCAATTCCAGCTAGGATAAGTTCCGTTTCCTCTACATTGCTTTCATAGATTTGATAAGCAATACGTTTTATTTTATGCTGGATTTGCTCGTTGTTGAGGATCTTGTTTGAGGTTGGCATAGGTTATTTAATTTTTTTAAAGATAAAAAACAATTCATTCCCAGATCTCGGAGAGATGGAATTATAACAATTTTCCAGTTTCAATATCTCGAAAAATGGCTGAAATAGTTTTTTATATTCTTCTTGGCTCCCACCAAATGGAGGGCCAAATTTTGTAAGTTCAAAATCGAAAAATAAACCAGCTAATTTCCCATTTTCCTTTAATAAACCCTTCATTTTTTCAACATATTTCGGTCGTAGATTGATGTTTAAAGCGCAAAAAAAAGTTTGCTCCAAAATTAGATCGAATTGTAGATCCAAATCGAAAAAATCTTGTTGCAACAAATGCTCTTCTGGAAAGCTAGGCACCCTGCTTTTTAAATTCTCTAGGGGCTCTTTTGCAATGTCCACAACAAACACATTCGTAAAACCTTGGAGGTGCAAATACTCGGCTTCATAAGAATTCCCTGAACCGGGAATCAATATTTTTAAGGATTTATCTTCTACTTGGTCTATATATGCCTTAATCGGGGTGGAAGCCTCTCCAATATCCCATTTTATTCTATTTTCCTTGTAGCGTGTTGCCCAATAGTTTTTGTCTAGTATCATTCTTTTTCACTTTCCCCTTTATCTTCTACTTTGGTTTCATTTGCTTCTACTTTTTCTTCGAACCAATCATCTATATCCCTTCGATCCTTCTTAGTTGGTCTTCCCACCCCCTTTTTTCTATAGTAATCTTTGGAGTATTTAAGCAATTCCATTTTTTCAAACGCTTCTTTTGGTGTTATATCATTAATATAAAGTCCTACCAATTTTGCACCTAACCTGCTTGTTGGAACATCAAGAAGCTCTATTTCATAATTTATTTGATTCTTTCTAATGGTAATTTTATCTTGTGGAAACACCTCTCTGGAAGGTTTAATATTTGCTCCTTTAATTTTTACTTTCCCCGTTTTACATGCATTAGTGGCTAAACTTCGTGTTTTGAAAAATCGCACGCACCATAAAAATTTGTCAACTCTCATATTGGCTTCTTAAAACTGTCTAAATCCTAAGCAAAAATACAAGATTA
It encodes:
- a CDS encoding methyltransferase domain-containing protein; this translates as MILDKNYWATRYKENRIKWDIGEASTPIKAYIDQVEDKSLKILIPGSGNSYEAEYLHLQGFTNVFVVDIAKEPLENLKSRVPSFPEEHLLQQDFFDLDLQFDLILEQTFFCALNINLRPKYVEKMKGLLKENGKLAGLFFDFELTKFGPPFGGSQEEYKKLFQPFFEILKLENCYNSISPRSGNELFFIFKKIK
- a CDS encoding phytoene desaturase family protein → MKKTVSIIGSGFASLAAASYLAKDGYGVTVYEKNNDLGGRARQLKKDGFTFDMGPSWYWMPDVFERFFGDFNKTPSDYYNLKKLNPAYKVFFEGGKSITIEDTLEKIYSAFENEEKGSSKKLKKFIDQAQSNYNIAIKDLVYRPGVSPIELITPATIKKLGQFFGTIATDVRKEFKNKNLVQILEFPVLFLGAKPSDTPSFYSFMNYADFGLGTWHPQGGMNEVILAMISLAESLGVIFHTNAPVEKINVIDGKAKSLSIGGKEIASDVILTGADYHHSETLLEPKYRQYSEKYWNKKTFAPSSLLFYVGFSKKLKNIEHHNLFFDVDFEAHAKDIYDVPKWPKEPLFYANFTSVTDLNTAPKDRENGSFLVPLAPGLEDTEELREEYFEKILTRFEKLTNQEVRNSVLFKESFCVNDFIKDYNSYKGNAYGMANTLMQTAFLRPKLMSKKVKGLFFTGQLTVPGPGVPPALISGKLVSGLIQKEFSL
- a CDS encoding shikimate kinase; this encodes MKIFLSGYMGSGKSVVSQKLSTKLSFPLIDIDDQISLIEELTIPEIFKFKGELYFRKMETMILEDVLEDPNNLIVALGGGTPCYGANLELIKNFPESKMVYLKASVEFLVKRLFKEKAQRPMISHLETEDDLEDFVRKHLFERGYYYNQADLVVNIENRSPNEIVKEIVEKLK
- a CDS encoding MerR family transcriptional regulator — its product is MEHIKQNFSIKDLEHLSGIKAHTIRIWEKRYNILTPDRTETNIRTYDLENLQKILNVTFLNGHGYKISRIAKLSDPEIGKMVKEVAATASEENRAINSFKVAMVNFDSNLFHNTYQNLLDSKSFREIFLEIFIPLLNEIGFLWQTDTINPVHEHFLVGLIKQKLYLNIAQLKTPEEYTDDYLYVLFLPENEIHDLGILYLNYELSFHRKKTIYLGPSMPLHDMRYLLEIHPNPTFISYLTTEPKNLSGFIKEFDATLGNDLKMELNLFGSKVQSLDPNNFPSHIKIFKSIPEFSNQLIS
- a CDS encoding phosphoribosyltransferase family protein — encoded protein: MPTSNKILNNEQIQHKIKRIAYQIYESNVEETELILAGIAKSGYIFANRLKTVLEEISDLNVILCEVKLDKKNPLNGVKTSLAASEYQDKSIVLIDDVLNSGTTLIYGIKHFLEVPLKQFKTAVLVDRSHKKYPVKADFKGISLSTSLNETVKVNFSKGRDKVELL
- a CDS encoding RDD family protein codes for the protein MEQTPNYQYKIASKGKRLLAHFLEGIIYLFIALIYYTLLGNSVDDYLNREIHFADFLYSALSAIVTGFIFYPLFSGNLGHKLLGLKVISSKSGEEYKFASDGALRELLKYLGGFLIIPVVWLLWDKENQNLYDKVTETFVVENYSQEKKQEK
- a CDS encoding RNA-binding S4 domain-containing protein; its protein translation is MRVDKFLWCVRFFKTRSLATNACKTGKVKIKGANIKPSREVFPQDKITIRKNQINYEIELLDVPTSRLGAKLVGLYINDITPKEAFEKMELLKYSKDYYRKKGVGRPTKKDRRDIDDWFEEKVEANETKVEDKGESEKE